A window of Candidatus Anaeroferrophillus wilburensis genomic DNA:
GACCACGGGAGGAGCAGCACCCCTCCGCAGAGGCGGACATCTGAGAAGTAAAAGTGCACCCGAAAACAGGGTGCACTTTTTTTATTCCGGCGGTAAGGGAACGAGGGATGACCACCCATGGGGAGCTGATCTCCTTTATTGAAGAGCTTGTCCCGCTGCGCTACAGCGAGGCCTGGGATAATTGCGGCCTGCAGTTGGGCGATCCCCATTGGCCCCTGAAGGGCATTCTGCTGGCCCTTGATGTGACCCCTGAGGTGGTGGCTATGGCGCAAGAATTGGGGGCCAATTTTATTTTTTCTCACCATCCGCTGCTGCTGACACCGGTCAAAACCATTCGTGCCGACCAGTTTCCCGGTACGGTTGTCCAAGCGGCGTTGACCAACGGGATCAGTGTTTATGCAGCCCATACCAATCTGGATGTGATTCCCGGCGGCGTGAACGACGTCCTTGCGGACCTGTTGGGATTGATCAACTGCAAGGTCTTGAGTCCCACCAGTGAAGTTGCCCGCTATAAGCTGGTAGTCTTTGTGCCGCCGGAAAATCTCGAAGAGGTATCCGATGCTGTTTTTGCTGCCGGTGCCGGGAAAATCAACCATTACAGCCGTTGCTCGTTTGCCGGCGCCGGTACCGGTACCTTTTATCCCATGGCCGAAGCAACCCCCTATTACGGGGAAGTAGAAGAGATGAACGAGGTGGAGGAATTCCGCCTTGAAGTCAGCGTCGAGGAGTATGAGCTGGGACAGGTCATTGCCGCCTTGCTGGATGCCCACCCGTATGAATCCCCGGCGTTTGATGTCTATGCCCTGGAGCAGACGGGCGAGGCATTGGGGCTTGGACGGCTTGGTGAATTTCCTCATGCCATGAGCCTGGGGGCGGCAGTAGGATTGATTAAGGGGAAGCTGGCTCTTGCCGGGGTTCGGGTTATTGGTGCCGGAGCGCCGGGTGGTGAGCGCCAGGAGGGGCAGGTCAAGCGGATAGCCGTATGCGGCGGCAGCGGGTTTTCCCTCTACCAGTCGGCGGTGGCTGCCGGGGTTGACCTTTATGTGACCGGCGATGTGAAATACCATGATGCCCGTCTGGTGGAAGCGATGGGCGTGCCGGTGGTCGATGCGGGGCATTATGCCACCGAAGTTCCAGTTCTGACAGTCATGCAGGAGGAGTTCCGGCGTTTTCTCCGCCGCCGCGATGATGGGCAGATCAAGGTTGATGTGTGTGCCCGGGAAAGTGATCCTTTCCAGGGATGGTAAAAGAACATGAAAAAAGTAATACAATTGGTTGAGGAGGAACTATTTTGGAAGACCAGATTCAGTCTTTATGGCGGTTGCAGGAAATTGATCTCACTCTTGGAACCTTGCGGGCGCAGCAGGATACGTTTGGGGCCGCCCTGGCCCAGCTGAAACAGGAAGTGGCCGAGCTTGAACAGGTGCTGACCGGCCTGCAGGCAGAGATTGAAAAAAAGCGTTTCGATCGACAGAAGATTCAGCACGAGATTGAACGGCTGCGGGAGATGGTCAAGCAGTCAAAAGTAAAACAGTCCCAGATTAAAACCAATAAAGAATATTTTGCCGCCTTGAAAGAGATTGAAACCTGTGAGAAAGAGATCAATATCCAGGAAACCGCTCTCCTCGAACTGATGGAAGAGATTGATACGCTGCAGAGTAAGGCTGATGACCAGGCAAAAGTACTGGCGGACAAGCAGGAAGTCGTTGCCGTCCAAGAAGGCAGCATGGCTCAAAGGACGGCTGAACTTGACCAGGAGATAAATGGCTGTGCGCAGGAGCGCCAGGCGGTGGTTGATGTCCTTAATGATCGGCTGCTGGCTCGTTATAATCGTATACGGGGCCGTTTTGCCAACGCGGTGGTCAGGGTTGAAAACGGGACATGCATGGGCTGTCACGTCAATGTCCCTCCCCAAGTCTATATCAATCTTCTTAAAGGCGAGGATATCCTCAATTGTCCCAACTGCCAGCGGATTATGTTCTGTGAACCGGAAAAACAGGACTGAAGCGGCCATTCAGCATGAAGCACTGCAGGCGTTGCAGGTACTGGTGGAAACCAAAAGCTTTTCTGCCACCGTCGCTGCCCTTCCCGGGCTGACCACCGAGCGCTTGGTTGCCTTGCTGCGGACATTTCTGCCGGAAACGCCGGGATCACCGGAGTCGCAGGTCGGTACCGAAAGACAGGAGGGACCCCGGCACGATGACCGAAATATTGCGGTTCTGGTCGCCGGGCAGAAAACGATTCTGTTTACCGATGGTGCTTCGCGGGGAAACCCCGGCTTGGCCGGGGCCGGCTATCTGGTGACCCTTGCCGATGGTACCGTGGTCCGCGAGGGAAAACGTTTTCTCGGTGAGCGGACCAACAACGAGGCCGAGTATGATGCCTTGATTGACGGGCTGCAGCTGGCGCAGAAACTTGGTTGTCGGGAATTGGAGGTGCGTGCCGATTCTCAACTGATGATCCGCCAGTTGACCGGCCACTACCGGGTGAAGAATCAACGTCTCATTCCGTTGGTGCTGGCGGTGAAAAAGCTGGCAGCGGCCTTTGACCGGATTTCCTATGTCCATATTCCCCGCAGTGACAATCAGCTGGCTGATGCCCTGGCCAATCAGGCCATTGATGCGGTGCTGAAAAAATAGTTGTGCCGCCGATTCCCTTTCCCTTTTTCCTGTGTTATACTTGTGTGGTAAATGTGCCGGAGTAGACCGGATGACCGCCGGCATCCTTCGTGGGTGCGGGAGGAAAGTCCGAACACCGCAGGGCAGGGTGCTTCGTAACGCGAAGTCCTGGCGACAGGCAGGAAAGTGCCACAGAAAGCAAACCGCCCCGGCCCGGCCGGGGTAAGGGTGAAACGGTGAGGTAAGAGCTCACCAGCGCCGGTGGTGACATCGGCGGCTCGGCAAACCCCACCCGGTGCAAGACCAAATAGGCTCTATTTATCCAGCAATGGATGGCAGGCGGCCCGCCTGAAGGCAGCAGCCGGGTAGAGCGGGTAGGTTGCTTGAGGTTGCGGGCGACCGCAATCCTAGATGAATGGTCATCGCTCTTCCTTTGGAGGAGAACAGAATTCGGCTTACAGGTCTGCTCCGGTACGTTTTGATCTTTTGAGGAACGATGATGAATCACCTGCATGGTCTGGGTAAACTGCTGCTTGCTGCCGGTCTCTGCATGGCTGTTCTTGGCCTGGTGCTGGTTTTTGCCGGCCAGATTCCATTTCTTGGTCGGTTGCCGGGAGATATTCTTATCAAAAAAGATGAGACAACGTTCTTTTTCCCCCTGACAACCTGTATTATTGTCAGTATTCTGGTGTCCCTGGTGTTCTATCTGTTTCGCCGTTAAGGAGGGTCTGATGATCAGGAAAAGCTATTCCAAAACAGGCAGGGTATGCCGGGTTACCTTCCGGTTGCCGGCTGAGGTAGGGGCTGCTACCGCGGCTCTTTGCGGTGAGTTCAATGATTGGGATGTGGCTGCCAATCCGATGAAGTGCCTGAGTGACGGCTGCTTCAGTATTACCATTTCCTTGGCTGCCGGCCATAACTACCGCTTCCGCTATCTGCTGGATGGCGACCGCTGGGAGAATGACGGCCAGGCGGACGGCTATGTTTTCAATGTCTTCGGCAGCGAGGATTTCATTGTCGGGGTCTAAGGGGGGAAACAGGCGCTGATGCGCCCCCTCCACCTTGGGTTCCCAGCCTGGCTTGCTGGATCCGCACCAACGGGCACAAAAACGCCTTGAAAACCGGCTGGCGCACCGTGACGACTCTCGATTCGCGGCGGCTTTACTGTACGGCAATAAAGATGGGGTTGTTATAGGGCCATCATTTTTAGCTGAATGATGCCCGTTAGTTCGCTGATGCACATTCTTCGGACATGTTCCCCCATTGTTTCAAGGGCAGGGGTAACAAAGCCAGTGGTGCTGATGATGTCCTGGTGGTCAACATGGGGGTGATTCCCGGGGTTGCTGGCGGCATGATGGTTGAAGCGTCTGCAGCGATTATTTTCCATGATCGCCATTTTCTGCATCGTCGTCACTGTCGTAGAGTTCGGGATAGAGTTTTTTCGTGCATTCCGGGCAGATGCCGTGGGTGAACTCCGCCTGGGTGCGCTGCTCCAGGTATGATTCAATCCGGTTCCAGTAGCCTTGGTCGTCGCGGATCTTTTTGCAGGAGGCGCAGATGGGCAGCAGACCGCTGAGGGTTTTTACTTCCCGCAGGGATTGTTCGAGTTCGCCAATCAGCCGTTCCCGTTCGTCGGCCGCCTGCTTGCTGGCGGTAATATCGCCAATCACCCAGAGGACGCCGGCGGCCAAATCAGGATTTGGACTGGGGTCGAGAGCTTTGCCGGAAAGGAGGCACCAGACCGGCTCGCCGTTTTTCTTTTTCAGCTGATACTCAACGTGTAGCTGTTCGCCGGCCACCATCTGGTCATAGAACCTGGCGCCGAACTCCTCGAAGTTCTGCTGGGAGAGATGCAGCTGGCGCGAACTCATGCCGATCATCTCGTCCACCGAATCATAGCCGAAGATTTGCGCCAGTCGCCGATTGCCCCTGGCCAGAACCCTTTCTCCTTTGAGCAGGATGATGCCGACCTGGCTGTTGGCAAAGATGGCTTCCAGCTCTCTCGACGTCTGCCGCAGCTGTTGCTCAACCTGTTTGCGGGCGGCAATATCCTGTTCCAGCTCCCAAGTCCTTTCCTGTACCGTTTTTTCCAGCTTCTTTTGATGCTCCCGCAGCTCCTTTTCCAGTTGCCGGCGGCTGACAATTTCATCCCGCAGGCGGCGGTTGATGATCACTGCCTTGCGCAGCAGGAAAAAGCTGATCACCAGGACCGAGATGACCACCAGAGCGATGAAGATGATTGCCTGCCGGTGATAATGCCGATGCCATTTTTCGCTGTAGATCTCCACCTCCTTGAGTCTTTTGTTGCTGTTGTAGAGGAGCTGGTTGGCATCCTCGGTGACCCGGGCAAAAAAAGGCGCAAAGTCCTTGAGGAGTGTCTTGATGCTGTCGATGGTCTGCAGCCGTTCAGGCTGCTTGTCGGCCAGCATGTAAAGGTAGCGCTGTTCCAGCTGGCCGGCCAGTTTATTGATCTGCTGTTCGAACTCCTGCAGTTTTGGCCTCAGGCTGATGATTTCCAGGTTGTAAAGCTGATGGCCGATGGGAACATAGCTGATGGAGGTGGTAATGGCATCGATGGCCGGTAGATTGAGTGGTATGGTTCTGGCATAGTCGCCGCCTTTTTCGATGACGGCCAGCAAGGTTCTGATTTCATCGATCT
This region includes:
- a CDS encoding ribonuclease HI family protein, translating into MSLPKSISIFLKARISSIVPTASGLCSVNRKNRTEAAIQHEALQALQVLVETKSFSATVAALPGLTTERLVALLRTFLPETPGSPESQVGTERQEGPRHDDRNIAVLVAGQKTILFTDGASRGNPGLAGAGYLVTLADGTVVREGKRFLGERTNNEAEYDALIDGLQLAQKLGCRELEVRADSQLMIRQLTGHYRVKNQRLIPLVLAVKKLAAAFDRISYVHIPRSDNQLADALANQAIDAVLKK
- a CDS encoding isoamylase early set domain-containing protein, with amino-acid sequence MIRKSYSKTGRVCRVTFRLPAEVGAATAALCGEFNDWDVAANPMKCLSDGCFSITISLAAGHNYRFRYLLDGDRWENDGQADGYVFNVFGSEDFIVGV
- a CDS encoding Nif3-like dinuclear metal center hexameric protein, with translation MTTHGELISFIEELVPLRYSEAWDNCGLQLGDPHWPLKGILLALDVTPEVVAMAQELGANFIFSHHPLLLTPVKTIRADQFPGTVVQAALTNGISVYAAHTNLDVIPGGVNDVLADLLGLINCKVLSPTSEVARYKLVVFVPPENLEEVSDAVFAAGAGKINHYSRCSFAGAGTGTFYPMAEATPYYGEVEEMNEVEEFRLEVSVEEYELGQVIAALLDAHPYESPAFDVYALEQTGEALGLGRLGEFPHAMSLGAAVGLIKGKLALAGVRVIGAGAPGGERQEGQVKRIAVCGGSGFSLYQSAVAAGVDLYVTGDVKYHDARLVEAMGVPVVDAGHYATEVPVLTVMQEEFRRFLRRRDDGQIKVDVCARESDPFQGW
- a CDS encoding PAS domain S-box protein, which produces MSDEQHKPTAKKRRQTIIPLFSLLLGIVLAGYLLLVAGNVYLLDIGTRFKQRVQNQEDRQVISEWIVNDLKEVESGFFQMATTIHPLAQQLCRQKMEAKIDEIRTLLAVIEKGGDYARTIPLNLPAIDAITTSISYVPIGHQLYNLEIISLRPKLQEFEQQINKLAGQLEQRYLYMLADKQPERLQTIDSIKTLLKDFAPFFARVTEDANQLLYNSNKRLKEVEIYSEKWHRHYHRQAIIFIALVVISVLVISFFLLRKAVIINRRLRDEIVSRRQLEKELREHQKKLEKTVQERTWELEQDIAARKQVEQQLRQTSRELEAIFANSQVGIILLKGERVLARGNRRLAQIFGYDSVDEMIGMSSRQLHLSQQNFEEFGARFYDQMVAGEQLHVEYQLKKKNGEPVWCLLSGKALDPSPNPDLAAGVLWVIGDITASKQAADERERLIGELEQSLREVKTLSGLLPICASCKKIRDDQGYWNRIESYLEQRTQAEFTHGICPECTKKLYPELYDSDDDAENGDHGK
- a CDS encoding DUF2905 domain-containing protein produces the protein MHGLGKLLLAAGLCMAVLGLVLVFAGQIPFLGRLPGDILIKKDETTFFFPLTTCIIVSILVSLVFYLFRR